One Carettochelys insculpta isolate YL-2023 chromosome 1, ASM3395843v1, whole genome shotgun sequence genomic window, TTaagaaaaacagcagcagcattttgcaCAAGGTGAAGTTTGCAGAGCTGGGACTTGGAAAGGCCATGATAAGACAGTTAGCAAACAGGTGAACATTGCTAGATGTAGAGCTGAGACAAAAGCATAAATAAACCATTGCAGAGGTAGTGCCGGatagaaacagaaaatatcagaGAAAGTCAATAATGACACCTAGATTACAAAAGGTGAACAGAGACAGAGGTCTGAACTGAATAGGTACAAGAGGAAGAGATGGATGTTTATCTAACGATACTTCTACAACTAGCTAAACACTGACTGGTGTTTTAGCGAAGAAAGTGGAAAAGAcgctacctttaaaaaaaaatcgtgTGTCTCCTGCATGGAATAAATGTGCTTCCAAACACACAAGACTGAAAGCACTCACCTGCCAGGTGGACCATAGTCACCCCTGTCATAAGGTGGAGGTCGGCCATATGGATCTGTTGGTGGTGGACCACGACTATCTGAAGTAGGTATGCCACTAttggctggtggggggaagaAAGCTGGATTCACGTGTGGAGCAGGTGGGGGAGCACCTGGAGGTGGCCCAGGAAGATGTGGAGGAGGAGCAAGTGTCAAGGGAGGCCCAAGTGGACCAGGTGGACGAGGGGGAAAAGGgccaggaggtggaggtggacCCTGCTGTGGTGGTGGCGGACCTGGAGGGGGGCCATAGCCTGGAACTGGAGGTGGAGGACCCGGAGGAAGTGGACCTAGCGGAGGCTGACCAAAGGGTTGTCCAGGAAACAGAACTGGTGGTGGTGGACGGTCACCACGATTAGGAGGACCAGCTAATGGAGGAGGAAGAACTTGACCAGGAGGTGGTGGACCTGGTGGGCCTGGGGGACCAGGAGGACCTAGAGGTGGACGTGGTGGAGTTTGTCCAGCTGAAAGAAAAATGCGAAAATAAAGTTATTTCCACAATTAGATCATTTTAACCGATACTTTTGCAAGTCGCACTGAGAAATTTTGATGCGCATGAGACATTATACATTCCCACGTCTAAGAAAAGGCAAATTATCGTAACTGATTAAGTTCAAAAATAGGTACTTCACAACTAAACATTTAAAAGGACACcactaacatttttaaaagttacacTTAAAATCTGACACCTATTACTAATATAAGTAACATCAAAGACTACCAGTACTGAAAAAGATTTAAGATAAATTAGCCTTGCTgtttgtgtgggtcttcacagaaAAAGAATATATACTACATTTAAGTACAGAAAAGTAATTGTAAAATCATAAGTATTGTTAAGGAAAGTTAAGGCTGGGTGTAGCACCAAAATCCGCCTTCAGTTCTTTTCTAAATGAATAATTTTCAGTTTCAGTGTTGATTTAAATGTGAATGATATAGAGAAGTGATTTTGCTGTATGATCATACTTGGAGAGATACTTAATCATGCCCCACACCACACACATGGTTTCTCTTCACTGAAGTATCAGCTTGAGATATAAGTTGAGTGTTGCCCCAGAATCTGAGTcccatccacacaaaaaaaaaattctagctcAAGTGAGGAGGAAATGCTTTAAAAACTTGAGCTAGCTGGCAAGTTAAAGATTGAGTGCTATGATGTTCAAGCTAATATGCAATAGAAAAAATAGTTACTAATCTTTTGAGATGTGTTACTCATGTGCATTCTATGCACCATTGCCAGAGACTTTTCCCTCAGTGGTATCATCCAGCAGGTTGGCCCAACACCCTCTGGAGGTGCAGGCTTATGCACCGCTGTCAGGGGTGCCATCAGCACATACATTCTGAATTCCTTCTTACAGGTTAATTCTTACACAGGAGTAGGCTGGGTCATAGAATGAGCATGAGTAATACATCTTAAAAACAACTGTTATGAAAGGCTAGTAACCATTTTTAATTTGAAtgcttgttcatgtccattccatgttaGATGACTTATTAGCAGTAGCCAAAGACGTGGGCTAGGAGTTCATAGTCATGCTGACTGcgacactgttctttcaaaattggtATCATTTCAGGCCCATTGGGTAATGATACAGTGGGATATGAAAGATGCACTGGCAAGCAGTTTGCACCTCTGTAGGTGTCTTGGATTGGCACCTGCACAAGAAATGCTGCTAATGAAGGCATGGCAACAAAGAGCTCTCCGGACCTGATGCAAGGTTTGTTTATAAAAAGTGAGGACATTTCTAATGTCTGACAAGTGAAGCCACCATTCCTCAGAGTTCTTGTGAGGTTTCAGAAAGACTGGTAGGAAAATGTCTTGGCTGTTATTGAATTGTGACACTCCTTTGGTAGGAAACTtggatggggtgcagatggaCCTTGCCTGGGCACAGTGGTCTGTAAGGAGAAGTCTGACAAAGGCCTTGATATCAAAGGCCCCTCTGGCCAAAGTGATCAGCACTAGAAAGACAAGCCCCCAAGACAGAAGTATCAGCCCAATGTTAACAGCTCAGAGAGAAGCGAGAACCTTGACAGAACCAAATGTAAGTCCCATGGGGATGGGGGTTGGCTCGTAGCTAATGAGAAGCTCTCCAACCACAGGAGAAAAAGTATTGTCATCTTGCTGGAGAATGACGACCTGCTATTCACAGGAAGACAGATGGCTGATAAGTGCACTCTGATAAATGTGAGGGCCAGGTCCTCCTGGATTAAGTGGAACAAATAGTCCAAGACAGAGTGGAAGGAAGATCGAGATGGAGAGAGAGCATACCGAGAATCCCAAAATGAGCAGCGCCTCCACAGGGTTAGGAAGGTAACCCTGGTGCAAGGCTTTTTTACTACTTCTACCTTCTACTAGTTCTGAGATGAGCTCTCCACCTAGGTCTGACATGTCCAAGACTAAAGTTACCTACTGTTGAGGGATAAAGAGCACCTTCACCGTTATTGATTTCTGGTCTTTCCACCAGTCCAGGAAGGCCACGACCAGGAGAAGGACCATGCACTGAGAGTCCATGTCGGATCTGCTTGGAAAGGATACTGGCGCTAGCCACATGTGGAGGTGTCTGAGGCACAGCCTTGCACATTGGACTATGAAAGTACATGCCACTACATGCCCAAGTAGCTTCAAGAAAGCCTGAGCTATCAAGATTGGTGGTCTATGACACTAGATAACAGATCTGAAATGCTCTGGAATCAGGCCGCCAGCAGGAAGCCCTAGCTTGGGTTGAGTGGAGTACACCCCACCGAATTCTATTCTCTGAACCATGATAAGAGTTAACTTCTGTTCATTTATCAGTGCTCAGAAGggggctcagacgatgctggtcCTATTTTGTATTTTAGCCTGCAACTGACTCTCGATCAGCCAGCTGCTGAAGTACAAATATACATATGTGCTGCCTACCACCACACATTTCATGAAAACCTGGAGGGCAATGGCAGGTAGTGTTGACCAGTGTCGCCTGTAACACACGCACtcgtgcagccactcaggagagactgaaatgctgcccagcagattagcagagtgcccacagctaggttttattTCTACAGCTGAAGCATATTCATGCATGCTTTGGGTcacaaaaaatttattccacacacggatggaaaagattagaggaaacattggtgcTGACTCACTGGACCTCTGCGAACAGTCCAGTGAGGCCACATGGAACCTCAGTTTCTTGAGATACCAGTTGAGGCGATGCAGGTCCAAGATGCTTTGGGCCTTTAGGATTAGGAAATAGCAGGACTATAACCCATTCGCTCTCAAGCCTTTTGAAACCTCCTACAAAATCCCCATTCACAAGAGGGGTTTAGATGAGGAATTACTCACAAGAAGGGTCCTTGGAGAGGGACAGGGATGAAGGGGGGATACAAACTGAAGAGTGTACTTGACTACTGCTGTACTCAGAACCCAGCAGTCAAATGTTACGTATGACCATGCAAGGCTGAAGGAGAAGTCAGCACCTATGTTAGAAGGTCCTGACATCATCCTGTGGAAGCAGGCTATAGAGTCCCATGACACCCACAACTgaggaaaggatctttcctcttccCCCACTATACCTGGAACCAGTGCTTTTCTGTGCCAGCAGAGACCACCAGCGCCTTGGCAGTCCTAGCCTAGGATTGACTGAAGAGATGGGCAGGGAGCTGACTTGAGTACTGGtacttttctattttaaaaaaaaaaaaaaaaaaggcaccgtCTGGAACACCTCCTGAATGTCTGTATCAGAGCTGGAGTCCAGAGCCAAGTGGGAAGGAGCAGCAACCTATCTTTCAGGAACCACCTCGTAGGAACACTGGGTGGGGGAGAACACGACCTGATACCAAGAGAAATCCCCAGAGGTCCCAGTAAAGCCACTGCAAAGGCCAGTGATCTTCTGGCCATGTGTCAGAAGGGTAACTGGAACCGAAGTCCACTGGCATAGGCTTGGTACTGGTGGAGGGCTTTTGGATGCATATAAAGCTCCCCTTTTTACTCAGGAGTCTTCCTTTTGAGATCACCTCTGAGCAGTACTCCATGCAGTGCCCAGATTCTGGCGACTAACAGCAGACCAGAGGTGACAGACAATAGGTTTAGGGATAGCTTACTCCTAGAaggtgctgggaaggagcctAGTGCTCCTTTTTCTCTCTGGCTTCTAGTCACTGGAGCTGATAAGTGTCCCAGCAGAGTTGGAGTGACTGAGAACAAAAACAGTCTCCTAGCCTCTTGAAACACATCCTGGGTCAATGGAACAGTCAGACCACTGGTATCACCACAGTAGCATTCAGGTGTCAGCACCAGATCCCACAATGGACTCAATGCTATAGGCAGAGCTGATAGTGCCATCAGAGGCACAGGAGTGGAAGCCCAGCACCGATCTCATTGTATTGCCTTCTCCACACTTGCCTTTTATATACATCAGCCAGTGCCCACTGTCTGAGTGCTGCTTTTGTGCTTCCTCTGCAAAACCAAAGTAGGCCAATGGTGCTAGGAAGAGCTTAGCACTAATGCCAAAGTGCACGGTGCAAAACTTGAGTGGCTCAGCTCTAAGGATGGTCTGAAAGGCAAGTCCCATGAAAGTGCCTTTAGCCTAAAGTCTCTGTCTTTTTAGCATGTGGTCTGAAGACCAGCAACTGTGCTTCACGTGAGCCTCTGCACAGTACTTCAATCAGCAAGCATTTCAAGTAGCTGAAGTGCAGATTACTCATAAGCAAAAGTTTGCAGCAGGAGACACAAAGTTTGAAGCCCAAAAACTGAGGCAAAGTTCCCATGATGACAGGAACTATCTATTTACACTAAATGCAGCAACATGAATTATAAAAAACTGTATATAACTGGGCTACGATAACTAAGAAGGAAGTTAGAATCCAAAAACCACAGGGAATAAAAAGCCCTGCCAGAGCAAGAGAGGTCATTTCAGCAACCATCAAGGTGGTTAGGAGGAATGGAGATGTGTGACCGACAATGCATCTTATACTGGCGTATAAGCACCTAGTTCCAGAGGGAGCTAGAGCCAGCCTGACAGATATtactaaggggaaaaaaattctgtggCAACGAAGCACACAGTGCACATACACCTAACAAGGAACGGACAAGAGCAAGCATTCAAAGAAGAATGCAGCTACACCATGCAGCTAGAGATTAGTATTGCAGTGATTGCTCTCACTCAAATGAGGCTAACTGGATAACTTGGACTAATGAAGCTGCAAAGACAAGCCCATACAGAATGGTGGGGCACCTATAATTTTTCAGTGCAActatgattttaaaatatattgttacACTAAATAAAGTTATCACATTAGAGATTTTTGTTGTAAATACTATTAAGTTTGTTCATACTCatgctcccacttctctggagcCTGAAAATACCCCTTTGATGTCAGAAGTTGgatttccctatgctgaacagTGACACAGAGCTCCCACAGTACCCTAAATCCCAGTGACAAAGTGAAGACATTGTAAACAAGTATGTCAGATCCAATTCTCTGGATCTTTGCAATTCCCAAACCAAGTTAGAACTTATGCTATAAAAATAGATGGCTATATTAAAAACTGAAAGTGGTAAGCTAGAAAATTAAACAAAGGTCTTTACCTGGAAAAGGAGGTGGTGGCCCTCCTGGTCCTGCAGGTCCAGGGAATCTGTCCCCACCTGGAATGCCACCTGGAAAACGGCCTCGTCCTCTGTTATTTGGTGGAAATGCTGCACGTGAGCCACCTCCTGGAGGACCAGCTTTACCTTCCCCAGACATCTGGCCTGATTGTGTGGCTGCAATGGGAAAGCACAAGTATATTATCATTCCGTAACATGAAAggttcccttcctctccccacaatccctgacagagttcgttttttggggggaggagggttgtGTGTCTGTGGTGGGGGGATGTGGCATTGCTATATACTCTTCAATAGTTGCTGCAGTAAAGCTGAGTACTTACCCTTCATATTTATATAGAGCATTTCATGCATAAATCTCAAAGTGCTCTATAAAGCAGCCTtctccctattttacagataaggaaatgAGTCACAGACAAGTTATGTGACTAGTCCAAATTCCTTCTGATTATCAATGGAAGAGCTGGCAATTGTGTTCAGTCTCTTAATAATCTGTCCCATGCTCAGACCATAAACCAAAGATTGCTATATATGGTCTGCAGACCACTGGGGGTCCAGAGATAAAAAAGTGGGTTCTCAAACGGTGCTATGCTTGTGTCAAGATGCTTGCAGACCACATATTCAGATGCTTCACTAAACagagaaaaggaagggaaaaaaacgCTGGGAGTGTGCAAAAGGACCTGAATACCCGGAGATGCCTGCTTTGCTAAATCTTTTAGGGACTCCACTGCTACATAACATGAAAAGTAAACAGACATAATTCTCTGGGCCAGAGCCAGAAGTGGCTTTGAGCTGTCAGCTAGCAATGAGTACGGCCTACCCAAAAGGGTGGGAAGAGAAGCACAGCCATTTTTATTCTGCCTCTATATTTGTTTCCCTTGTCCCTTTCCTCCTGCATGTGGAGAAGGGAACCAAACATAGCGACCAAATAAAAGTATACTACAAAAAAGttaattaatatttttactgACATCATAAGTTCATTGATGACTTTTAAAAGTTCTCTGCTACATGTAAAAATGTGCTTCCCATTACACAGTTTTTATTTCTTGGCCCAACTACTGTATGAAATACAAAACAATGATATCCACCTCCCTCTGTGTCCTGCAACAAACAGAACCACCCAGACACCAGCCTTTAGTCCAATTTGCCTGCAAATGTCcacattattaatttattttgttcaaCCTGGTTGAATTAATGCTTTCACGCATTTAGAGTTTTTCAAAGAACTATAGGGAAAAAACCACAGAAGTATTGGGAAAGCTTGTTATAAATTGTTGGGGCTAACTAACCATTTTATAACTATTTGGAGTCATACACGTTATCGTGGAGTGACTGCACATTGCAATACCTATCCTGAAACGGACCGTTGTTCTTTAAACTTACGATGCCACTAAGAAAAGACAACTTACTTTTCCTTGACTGCATTTCAAACTGACTCAGAAACTGTTTATTACATGGAGTTACAACAGGATTTTGCCCATGCAATTCCCTTTTAGGCAAGAGATCCATCAACTTTTTGGAGGATGCTTCAGATCCTACACCTACAAGGGCAAACCTAAAAAGAAGGGTGAAAAGTTACATCAATTTCTTGCATCAGAAGAGCCTGCCTACTTTCCGCAGAAAGGGTCAATACATGGCAAGCAAAAGAATGTCTgtcaaaaaaaaatctcctcatAAACTTGATTAATTCATTCTTACAGCTATGATTTGTCAAGAGAACTCTGAAGGCAAGAGAAAAGAATGCTAACTATAAAATTGAACTCAATTTTTGCATCATTCAATCTGAAATGCCCATGAATAGGAAAGATGGGAAAGTAACTTTTCTTCTGCTAAACCATAAAGTATGCACCTGTTTATGTGCCATGTCCACAAAATGTAGATCCTTCGTTTCAAATTTCCAATTTTTAaacatacagtagacccctgacttaggcATATTCTACTTGCACGTATCTTGCATCAATGTGAATCAAAACTAACAATCAAATAGAACAGGACACCCTGAGAAGTGTGTCATTCATGTGTATGAGTAGGATTCTGGAGGCTCGCATAGTCTCTGTGACACCATCAGTTCTTCTTTTAGGCTGCTACAGAACCTTGACAGCCCTGGTCTGGGAGACGGCTAGAGCAAAGAGccctcctggcagctccagcccctgggacCTAGCTGGGGCGGAACCCCAGCAGacccttggctgagagccaggtaGAACACAGGGCTCCGCCAGCAGACCCAGCCAGGAACCCTGGCAGAGGtttccccaggcctggctgggtcTCCAGGGCTCAAGCTGACAGCAGAGCTTTGCACTCTGGCCgacccccagccacagggatggcaggccaTTCAACCCCggaacctggctggggctgccagaaaaaaaagcattgggtCCAAGGAATCCAAACTGTGCCTATAGTTGCGCAAAATTCAACTTAAGCACAATTTCCCAGGAATGCAACGTAGGCGTAAACTGGGGGTCTACTGTGCTTCTAGTGACTAGCCTTGTTAAGAATCATTGCAAAGATAAATTAAACAAATGGATTATggaaagttctctctctctctctctctctctgagaatTTCAGAGCAGCTCAAAAGGAAAAGAATGAATATTTTCTCCTCTATAAATTAATATTAAGGAAATTTATTTTAGGTTTTGGATACCTAAAATTAACAAACAATCAAATTTAGTCATGCTTAAAAGGATTTTTAAACCCATCTTTTTACCAAAGGACATGATTTCCCATCAAGAAGCCGTATTTGACAAAGCTAGCATAAGTCAACAGATTTCTCTTTTCCATTGTAAATTAAATCAAAACTGCATCCTGAAAGCTAGTTCAAAAAagttctcttgctctctctcacacacacagacaagtGAGTATAATCCAAATACTCAAACAGCAAATAAACTAGACCCTTGAACTCCTTAAGACCAAATCAAATATTATTTAAATCACAAGTGAAACAGTCAATTTGTTCACATCACAAAACTCACACAATTGACCATTTCTAGTCAGCAATAGACATGCCCTGGAGTCTCAGGTGTATTATTAGTAAGGACTGAGAGGtactggcagagctatgcaaaacaAAAATCGAGAAATAAAAGGCTaagaaaccaaattttgaaaaagATCTGTCAAAAAATGGTATGAAAAAGCATTCACATTGACGAGGGGTTAAAAAAATTAAGAGCGCACAGTCTGAAATCTAGGAAAATAAAAGCGTGTGTAAGGAATGCCAATATCACAGTCTCATTCAGGAAATACTGAAAGTTCAGTCTTGTCTTCAGAACTtatttctgtaactgaattagtCGTTAATGTGAAATAATAAGAGTACAAAACCTTTGCTAGACATTAGCTGTCCAACAAAAGTGAACTCATTTCTAGCAGTGGAAAACACAGACCAACCATGCTCACTGGAGCAGATCAATGATCACCAGTAGAAAAAGTAGATTATAAATGCTTACCCCTTTGACTGGCCATTAGCACGGTTTTCAAAAAATTTTATCTCCAAAATATCATTTACTCCCAGTGAATGGACTGCTTCAGTTAAGTCTTCATCTGTTGTCCACTGCAAAACATTTTTATATTCAACTTTCAAAACACAGTAAGATACCAGTTTTCCTTGGCAGtggctacacatgcccctccctttcggaagggggaTGTAAATGACatagattggaactggttaatgaggcactgataaatattcagcaccttattagcatactggcagccagtcatgcttcagaagtgctgctttcgaaacagaAACGGGCCATAGACACAGGCACTTCCAAATAAACCCccgactttgaaattcccttattcccaattcgtaTATGGTACTAATAGCATGAGACATGTATCATCAGCCCTATTACATAGTGTATCGTCTTAAAACTCCATTTGAAGAAGTTCTGTTTTtatgaccaaaaaaaaagaaaacttactTTCAAGGCTGCCAGGCCTAATCTGGCCAATTTCAATAGTCATGTCTGTTTTATACTTCAAAGAGTGCAAATTTGTCTTATTTAAACCAGATTCAGTAGTTTCTATCAGCCCCAAATTATACATCTATGAACAAAGTCAGATTTGGACACCATTTCAATAGCACACTTCATTTTCAGATGTATTAGCACATTTGTATTCCTTATACTTGGTGTTCCATACCAGTGCCACAACTGACCCAAGTTAAGTTACTTTACTAAAATCTCAAACTATGAATCTGATGTTTTTTTGAAGCTTTAAACAGCTTTTGTTTTAATTGCTGGTGACACAtgaaaaaaacagaaagaaagagtaAGAAATGAAGAGTTTATCAGACACTTCAGTGGGACATGGATATGTGGCTTCCATCAACATCTAAATCTGCTATAAGCATATTCTTAAGGCAAACATTATGCATTTCTGAAGTTAAACTCTTTCATCCTGATCTTAAGTGTGCACCTGTAGTTGGAATAAGAAGAAAACGTTTAACTCCAAAGCTTCATAAAATTTCAGCAGAGACGGAACTGCACGTGCTAGTTTTTAAACTCCTTATTtaaacccttcccccacccaacaTACACTAGGGATATTAAACAGTAGGTAATCTGGTAACTGAGTAACCGCTAGAATTACTGTCTGTTACTCAGTTAAccactcctccccatcccacacccacCGCTCTGCATTTAAAGAGCTAATGTGGCACACAGGCAGGGACGGAAGCTGAGCCAGTCTGTGTGGTGGTTCTGCATTTTAAATAAAGAGTTGCAACAGGGGAAACTGACTGATCTGGGTGCAAGCAGGGatagaggctgagccagccactccctagTTACTAGGTGGGCGGTGGGCGTTTGGCCTGAAGTAACTGGTAGCACTTCTGTTAGTCAGGTAACCACATACTCTACATACCTAACACGTGCACACCCCAGCTTTAGTTTAGAGCCTTGAATACCTTTCTGGCTCATCACAAGCAAACTAAATTGCTGAATCTCATGTCACtttaacataatttttaaaaaactgacaaTCCTTAAGAAGGCAAAGGCAACATTTTGTAGATGACATCTTAAACAGAACTAGGTGAGGAGTAAGGATACAGATTTAAAGCATACATGGATTTTCAAAAACTCTCAGCATTGGCCTATtggccactgatttcaatgggagcagagttagaCCAACACTGTTTTGAAACTCCCACCTCTATAAACAAGCTTTTAAATGAAGTGTTTCATGACAAATCAGCACCTCCTTTATTTACCTAGAAAGTCCCTGAAATCAAAGTATTGCAGCACTTAAAAGTATGAAGACTACCTGCCCGGCCCCAATCCAGGTTTTAGCAGAGGACGCAATCACAAACTCAATTTTGCATGCAAGGGGGTGGAGAAATTGGTTTTTAGATTAACTGTCACTACAAAATCTGACAAGTTCAGCTGCTATTCTAGTATcttacacatttttatttttaaatagcacacTGCAAGTGAAAAATTAGTGCCAACAACAAAAATTACATAGTCTCTGGAGAAATACAAGTCTGGTTCCTCAGTCTGCAAGTAGCTGAAAATACTACAGACACAACTGTTAAAACAGATGCTTGGAACAGTTTTTTTTTG contains:
- the CPSF6 gene encoding cleavage and polyadenylation specificity factor subunit 6 isoform X1 codes for the protein MADGVDHIDIYADVGEEFNQEAEYGGHDQIDLYDDVISPSANNGDAPEDRDYMDSLPPSVGDDVGKGAAPNVVYTYTGKRIALYIGNLTWWTTDEDLTEAVHSLGVNDILEIKFFENRANGQSKGFALVGVGSEASSKKLMDLLPKRELHGQNPVVTPCNKQFLSQFEMQSRKTTQSGQMSGEGKAGPPGGGSRAAFPPNNRGRGRFPGGIPGGDRFPGPAGPGGPPPPFPAGQTPPRPPLGPPGPPGPPGPPPPGQVLPPPLAGPPNRGDRPPPPVLFPGQPFGQPPLGPLPPGPPPPVPGYGPPPGPPPPQQGPPPPPGPFPPRPPGPLGPPLTLAPPPHLPGPPPGAPPPAPHVNPAFFPPPANSGIPTSDSRGPPPTDPYGRPPPYDRGDYGPPGRRFTGNNMSIREQLHIPLYWRHTKNNTQNSGREMDAARTPLSEAEFEEIMNRNRAISSSAISRAVSDASAGDYGSAIETLVTAISLIKQSKVSADDRCKVLISSLQDCLHGIESKSYGSGSRRRERSRERDHSRSREKSRRHKSRSRDRHDDYYRERSRERERHRDRDRDRDRERDREREYRHR
- the CPSF6 gene encoding cleavage and polyadenylation specificity factor subunit 6 isoform X4, which produces MADGVDHIDIYADVGEEFNQEAEYGGHDQIDLYDDVISPSANNGDAPEDRDYMDSLPPSVGDDVGKGAAPNVVYTYTGKRIALYIGNLTWWTTDEDLTEAVHSLGVNDILEIKFFENRANGQSKGFALVGVGSEASSKKLMDLLPKRELHGQNPVVTPCNKQFLSQFEMQSRKTTQSGQMSGEGKAGPPGGGSRAAFPPNNRGRGRFPGGIPGGDRFPGPAGPGGPPPPFPAGQTPPRPPLGPPGPPGPPGPPPPGQVLPPPLAGPPNRGDRPPPPVLFPGQPFGQPPLGPLPPGPPPPVPGYGPPPGPPPPQQGPPPPPGPFPPRPPGPLGPPLTLAPPPHLPGPPPGAPPPAPHVNPAFFPPPANSGIPTSDSRGPPPTDPYGRPPPYDRGDYGPPGREMDAARTPLSEAEFEEIMNRNRAISSSAISRAVSDASAGDYGSAIETLVTAISLIKQSKVSADDRCKVLISSLQDCLHGIESKSYGSGSRRERSRERDHSRSREKSRRHKSRSRDRHDDYYRERSRERERHRDRDRDRDRERDREREYRHR
- the CPSF6 gene encoding cleavage and polyadenylation specificity factor subunit 6 isoform X3 — translated: MADGVDHIDIYADVGEEFNQEAEYGGHDQIDLYDDVISPSANNGDAPEDRDYMDSLPPSVGDDVGKGAAPNVVYTYTGKRIALYIGNLTWWTTDEDLTEAVHSLGVNDILEIKFFENRANGQSKGFALVGVGSEASSKKLMDLLPKRELHGQNPVVTPCNKQFLSQFEMQSRKTTQSGQMSGEGKAGPPGGGSRAAFPPNNRGRGRFPGGIPGGDRFPGPAGPGGPPPPFPAGQTPPRPPLGPPGPPGPPGPPPPGQVLPPPLAGPPNRGDRPPPPVLFPGQPFGQPPLGPLPPGPPPPVPGYGPPPGPPPPQQGPPPPPGPFPPRPPGPLGPPLTLAPPPHLPGPPPGAPPPAPHVNPAFFPPPANSGIPTSDSRGPPPTDPYGRPPPYDRGDYGPPGREMDAARTPLSEAEFEEIMNRNRAISSSAISRAVSDASAGDYGSAIETLVTAISLIKQSKVSADDRCKVLISSLQDCLHGIESKSYGSGSRRRERSRERDHSRSREKSRRHKSRSRDRHDDYYRERSRERERHRDRDRDRDRERDREREYRHR
- the CPSF6 gene encoding cleavage and polyadenylation specificity factor subunit 6 isoform X2, whose protein sequence is MADGVDHIDIYADVGEEFNQEAEYGGHDQIDLYDDVISPSANNGDAPEDRDYMDSLPPSVGDDVGKGAAPNVVYTYTGKRIALYIGNLTWWTTDEDLTEAVHSLGVNDILEIKFFENRANGQSKGFALVGVGSEASSKKLMDLLPKRELHGQNPVVTPCNKQFLSQFEMQSRKTTQSGQMSGEGKAGPPGGGSRAAFPPNNRGRGRFPGGIPGGDRFPGPAGPGGPPPPFPAGQTPPRPPLGPPGPPGPPGPPPPGQVLPPPLAGPPNRGDRPPPPVLFPGQPFGQPPLGPLPPGPPPPVPGYGPPPGPPPPQQGPPPPPGPFPPRPPGPLGPPLTLAPPPHLPGPPPGAPPPAPHVNPAFFPPPANSGIPTSDSRGPPPTDPYGRPPPYDRGDYGPPGRRFTGNNMSIREQLHIPLYWRHTKNNTQNSGREMDAARTPLSEAEFEEIMNRNRAISSSAISRAVSDASAGDYGSAIETLVTAISLIKQSKVSADDRCKVLISSLQDCLHGIESKSYGSGSRRERSRERDHSRSREKSRRHKSRSRDRHDDYYRERSRERERHRDRDRDRDRERDREREYRHR